One segment of Maridesulfovibrio ferrireducens DNA contains the following:
- the tilS gene encoding tRNA lysidine(34) synthetase TilS: MKLPLSIQELNSEHARLCLDIEKFGNLKSGTNFASQKLLIAVSGGIDSTALLIISTLLARKSGGRVFCAHMDHNLREESCQDREFVEKLCSNLDVPCVCKSEDVSDYAVNKSVGLEEAGRILRYNFFNECMKKFDTSFLVLAHHLGDLCEDVVMRLIRGAGWPALGGMDAYDPGRKLLRPLLTTNKLQLEDFLKSIDCPWQDDKSNFSDKWTRNRIRNHIIPLLHNENPSFGTSIARLKSQADQDQNYWNCEIAKSLKKLEQLDGGEWLAPCSLLNKSHPALRCRLFKKIIEMLGKGHALADSITLLENAYSARKTGAVFQFPAGKTATITRKGIVFKISQRY, encoded by the coding sequence GTGAAATTACCTTTATCAATACAAGAACTGAACTCAGAGCATGCACGGTTATGCCTTGATATTGAAAAGTTCGGTAATCTTAAATCAGGCACAAACTTTGCTTCGCAAAAACTGCTCATTGCGGTTTCAGGTGGAATAGACTCCACCGCCCTTCTGATCATATCAACCCTGCTGGCCCGTAAATCGGGTGGCAGGGTTTTCTGCGCTCATATGGATCACAATCTTAGAGAAGAGTCATGTCAAGATCGTGAGTTTGTTGAAAAATTATGTTCGAACCTAGACGTTCCATGTGTATGTAAATCTGAAGATGTAAGCGATTATGCTGTTAACAAGTCAGTCGGACTTGAAGAAGCAGGTAGAATTTTAAGATACAATTTCTTCAACGAATGCATGAAGAAATTTGATACTTCATTTTTAGTTCTGGCTCATCATCTTGGGGATCTCTGTGAAGACGTTGTAATGCGCCTTATCCGCGGAGCAGGCTGGCCTGCTCTTGGCGGAATGGATGCCTATGATCCAGGCAGAAAGCTCCTTAGACCTCTACTGACAACGAATAAACTGCAACTTGAAGACTTTCTAAAAAGCATAGATTGTCCGTGGCAAGACGACAAAAGCAATTTTTCGGACAAATGGACCAGAAACCGGATTCGTAATCACATAATTCCATTGCTGCACAATGAAAATCCAAGTTTCGGTACCAGCATTGCCAGACTAAAAAGTCAGGCCGATCAGGATCAAAATTACTGGAATTGTGAAATAGCAAAAAGTTTAAAAAAACTGGAACAACTTGATGGCGGAGAATGGCTGGCACCTTGCTCATTGTTAAATAAAAGCCATCCAGCCTTAAGATGTCGCCTTTTTAAAAAAATCATAGAAATGCTTGGTAAAGGGCATGCCCTTGCCGATTCAATAACTCTCCTTGAGAATGCGTACTCTGCCCGGAAAACCGGAGCAGTATTTCAATTTCCGGCTGGAAAAACTGCGACAATTACAAGAAAAGGCATAGTGTTCAAAATTTCCCAGAGATATTGA